The following are encoded in a window of Lactobacillus panisapium genomic DNA:
- a CDS encoding SLAP domain-containing protein, with protein sequence MVNRKDICMLGKNNFQERLKQMEMQDKHDQYSIRKLSIGAVSVLLGFSFFGINAESVKASEISPEQQTSQVATDSTTKTANNVVKENNHTDLNEEKSNKPDLTTYSGLSLFFKESNVDQSSASQTKQDSKVSKVTQKAINDSSAPNHEETEKSNSSTEVADSKENNDTNDNASANSGTSNSNQKQDKQNKDDQTNNDLEQNKLPDDSSNKQPTKPAKQQPKANQNLGLVDIIGDTPQVEGNVAKVYNWRQFVNAYQQKKIPANTTINEIDIMNDISADQDNGTTGFDFTGRKLLIKSSGLGRHKIDFKGNHPNLTSANSLDLTYENLELYSADFFGVIDTANVGNQKEAVITFKNVLFHGSQMVYSSSRTHIHFVGDQNVAETIHCPYPGTTASNGDNQQLFEFTKSDNTIDFDEGNFIGKTIAGNIIQMDGSNNTVNVAKGATVTLDPRGNADGINATKANPAEGTGTVFAIVMRGDKETVNVQGDLNINIGSGIFSDYDYKQASAIYINKTTKGNTSAFNILNGGNVKINTNGDIAAFNKRRNLLYDGGDINIRPRGSLTIIGQNMGIYNDTLVLIEGTATVQNGSFEARLEGVDTGRNAIILVDTGQGGSIIVNNPRSLILDAHLNKNPGTSIIGNNKISITNVRQALDLGDLLNGIGLTGSIALPPYHVLQVQKGSDTLNVNKIEMLNGNTKITSDYVKELEKKPVVSAILNQIPFLKTILEDAGKQNSTFDTVFAQVISKIFANSLLPGYNNARFIPANTSGFLDIDPTKVSVVTNEDGSREVVGAPGSVLNYQESKDGPESDGLFNKILPGGTDAYILASLKSPSGKITSWFPKNEQNGNMIESPYGKTADSDGSLKQKQFAAKVNNDGSFRLVLPTSTTANLDEKTQILLTPHANFVEYDPLALDEGSRPVAIDLKIASLANAQKEAAQAIKAAITQAKNNLPASLTPEQAAAFNQAMAQADAYTKQPTEKGYDENTSVYGAKDHLSVSSRQKKALAIIQAAIDTANAHDNLQTQKSKAIDELQSLANDQSAAYPSIKDKINQALVTATNNIKSSTTTADNLADILASEKENINGVVKSYKNNFKQELSESLSSVKEDLKAAGGDNNLTETQQTAINGLIDGQEITAVKDAIKRDGAIDLAQNEDQVKTADEQAKGNLKLIQDKIAAIKLVEQEANKQIEQHSQDASEIKDALNQAVSAILAGSDHDGSAGRDAIANVHNEKTLAAAKIEIANAASAAKLKLQNSGLNVDEQQKYLNAIDQAVLVVTAQKDSPSFDENKSIYGSNNDQEIANKVMQAKNLFEKEVAKAELAAYVNEIEQALETTTAENDKISTEQKNGTANIESVSDKNEDGSIADIAEKVSAAKATAKENILNEVKILAKKRLEDKRDTVLDNIRNISGLTSENIANNEKEANNLLTSQDKTGYSDLIDTSQDFSEIKTHISEGIKALADLQAAANETAQRNNAISNANNAIVAKQNEVNKKIDELDVLNDQEKQSFKDQIAAAIVSYNNAVEKTPTSAISKLADALVSQIDNILQDATGKVSTEFKAQKEAALSSISKQAQDARDQISKISDEQLSSTNKEYYNDLINQAEQLATTQIKAAQNTTDLNAAANQGKVDIQDALTKALVEAARSAAINDLLTAKKKNVAVIEQASTDHKISKESAQKYIDSITGYYDKAVGLVKNDTSIVDINSDSTLGISSMNNVANSIADDEEVQQLAKHKQDALAELDRLANSTLAEIKANASLSGVEKDQYESQITDALSQAKIAIEAETAIDGIDRQKDVAKAKLANIGTTAAFQGAKEEAWNKLNTAKSIVTDQINKLDSIDLPTKNKFLKEVQDSYDKSYAAIKDPNPETIEQIKQSADDGVTELKNIVSDVNVAIAISQQNLNNHVAKVIQEINNSSALTDDAKKETIAKIEDASATAIQNIGKATSEQDAKKAETDGENVIDKIAAESLDLAGSKEQAKASIATAANSAKSDLKTQYDQFIKDYNDFIQNNPNLTTAEKAAIKEDYDNASSAYEKATNSGQLIDTALTTATTKIDKAKNKSEVSDALVDGNHQITTIEQEASLAINKAQAKLNIRKASADAHTKLTDEKDITALNDVVNQGLANIDAETDAGLVAKDEKNALNGINNVISIANSENTKKQREAALNELAAILNGDPETGTEGILKQIADLLDENGKQGLTPEQVAAFQQKAQNAYDTAKGIISGADAKDIAGLKAEAIANINQALIDAKLQVAKNKAINELNNIADQARDDAPKEKDAIEQSLKDAIATINQATDVNSVDAAKSAGEKALNGIVAQAKDSALKNEKVAARDDLTKQAGKLKDQISQSWQNHLIDQTQYDRLTNQVNEALTAINLALDGAGSIDEVRLAKGNGQTSLDQIKTDLDQSEALNKALSDLDKASQNAYQIVDQVAAQIGKTPEEISQIANTMKGLIDKEHDKAVNDVKTAQTGVKPISTMKQIVKDAQDAVTNLTDGFQQKNELIGELNKHADEIKAALSDPSSKLDPLQITAGENKIDQALQNGISAILKADKTADLQSLKDNAITAIDNAKLPSDLLTEKNTAIAAINDYAVQAKKTIDQNQKSDENPNGLAKELIDSLKDQVEQARKKTIDQINNVNLTALTPDSLNDAKANISAALNGSVPEGQVPDFGKKGIDVIVNLTKQKAGVVQAKQEAIAKLENERAAALTAIINSNLLPDEQIPFKNKLQQLYDSSKQAINDLTDSDEQEVKKKADDIIANAGFADLISQAKQQGNKSTALRDLVSKKAKASKIINASQLSPDDKKDALAEIDQLFTAASDKVNEGKDIPEDVGKEIDELWQSGHKPNDWFAKAKENALSGSDQIGGLQTEFNKLTDDQRNNEAYKQYLADINDGISAFGQANTMENINDAYDKGMTAINKLNAQEEISRNLERAKNEINSHQSLSQQDKDKLIEKVKDHAKSSRNEIDNIVAPVGDTTGKAEQIKSAIDNFKANIESYINQAKTLAKNNADQEIKETYQHALEQLNEKFGSHSVTAATAKAYNDHEHVTGDTPEAIEADKLTAIKEIANAAITDAISSAQKVVAELKHKDGSDYSAADKAILTKEIAKQGKTLTDNLASISDPEQIKALITQAVSHLSLISSDPKTISEILQNNYPKDSNISNPVVNPITNSDNNNPENKTEEVMLMHNAYLYNANGQRDNQIILGAGSIVTSHGITRINGRDFYILVDQGAKQKKYYLAVGNVQSTSRILRHNAFVYNKHGKRIMSAGIRYKGKQIKTYGSQVTIKGKKYYIIAHNRYVKAANVGSKLIQNAQTANVAASSALTSQNIIEKRVMHNSYLYDQSGIRANRLIVLAGSKLNFEKQTTINGRPFYRLSDGLYIAANNIDGQSVALKHNAYIYNQHGERQTRRMLRKSQQIRVYGDPIKINGHKYYICDINKFVKAANF encoded by the coding sequence ATGGTTAATAGAAAGGATATCTGTATGTTAGGTAAAAATAATTTTCAAGAACGATTGAAGCAAATGGAAATGCAAGATAAGCATGACCAGTATTCAATTCGTAAATTGAGTATTGGTGCAGTTTCTGTTTTATTAGGCTTTTCATTTTTCGGTATAAATGCTGAATCTGTTAAGGCAAGCGAAATTAGTCCTGAACAACAAACAAGTCAGGTTGCCACTGATTCGACTACCAAAACGGCAAATAATGTAGTAAAAGAAAATAATCATACTGACTTAAATGAAGAAAAAAGTAATAAGCCAGATTTGACAACATATTCTGGTTTAAGCTTGTTTTTTAAAGAAAGCAATGTAGATCAATCTTCAGCTTCTCAAACAAAGCAGGACAGTAAGGTGTCGAAAGTCACCCAAAAAGCTATTAATGATTCATCTGCTCCTAACCATGAAGAGACAGAAAAGAGCAATTCTTCTACTGAAGTGGCCGACTCTAAGGAAAATAATGATACAAATGACAATGCTTCTGCTAACTCTGGAACTAGTAATAGTAACCAAAAGCAAGATAAGCAAAATAAAGACGACCAAACTAATAATGATTTAGAGCAAAATAAGCTGCCAGATGATTCTTCCAATAAGCAACCGACTAAGCCGGCCAAACAACAACCTAAAGCTAACCAAAATCTAGGCTTGGTGGATATAATAGGTGATACACCGCAAGTAGAAGGCAATGTTGCTAAGGTATATAATTGGCGTCAATTTGTTAATGCCTATCAGCAAAAAAAGATTCCTGCTAATACGACAATTAACGAAATCGATATTATGAATGATATTTCAGCTGACCAAGATAATGGCACTACCGGTTTTGATTTTACAGGAAGAAAATTGCTGATTAAATCGTCTGGTTTGGGTAGACACAAAATTGATTTTAAAGGCAACCATCCTAACTTAACTTCTGCTAATTCTCTAGACTTGACCTATGAAAATTTAGAGTTATACAGTGCTGATTTCTTTGGTGTTATTGATACGGCTAATGTTGGTAATCAAAAAGAAGCAGTAATTACATTTAAAAACGTTCTTTTCCATGGTTCACAGATGGTTTATTCAAGTTCTAGAACGCACATCCATTTTGTTGGTGACCAAAACGTGGCGGAAACAATTCATTGCCCATATCCTGGTACTACTGCTTCCAATGGAGATAACCAGCAATTATTTGAGTTTACCAAATCTGATAACACAATTGATTTTGACGAAGGTAACTTTATCGGCAAAACAATTGCGGGTAACATCATTCAGATGGATGGTAGCAATAATACCGTCAACGTAGCTAAGGGTGCAACAGTCACCTTAGATCCTCGTGGTAACGCCGATGGTATTAATGCGACTAAAGCTAATCCAGCAGAAGGTACTGGAACTGTTTTTGCAATCGTAATGCGAGGCGATAAAGAAACGGTTAATGTTCAAGGCGATTTGAATATTAATATTGGTTCAGGTATCTTTTCAGATTACGATTACAAACAGGCTTCTGCCATTTATATTAATAAAACCACTAAGGGTAACACTTCCGCCTTTAATATTCTAAATGGCGGAAATGTCAAAATTAATACTAATGGTGATATTGCTGCTTTTAATAAGAGAAGAAATTTATTGTATGATGGTGGCGACATTAATATTCGACCAAGAGGTTCTTTAACCATCATTGGCCAGAACATGGGCATATATAACGATACTTTGGTTCTGATTGAAGGAACTGCTACTGTTCAAAATGGTAGTTTTGAAGCTCGACTAGAAGGAGTAGATACTGGTAGAAACGCTATTATCTTGGTGGATACTGGCCAGGGTGGTTCAATTATTGTTAATAACCCTCGTTCCTTAATATTGGATGCACATTTAAATAAGAATCCAGGAACCAGCATTATCGGGAACAATAAGATTTCAATTACTAACGTCCGCCAGGCACTTGATCTAGGTGACTTACTCAATGGGATTGGTCTTACGGGATCAATTGCGCTTCCGCCATACCATGTTTTGCAGGTTCAAAAGGGTAGTGACACACTCAACGTTAATAAAATTGAAATGTTAAATGGTAATACCAAGATTACATCTGATTATGTAAAAGAGTTAGAGAAAAAACCTGTTGTTTCAGCTATTTTAAACCAGATACCGTTCTTAAAGACAATTTTAGAAGATGCAGGTAAACAAAATTCAACTTTTGATACAGTCTTTGCTCAGGTAATTTCTAAGATTTTTGCCAATAGCTTACTTCCCGGATATAACAACGCTCGCTTTATTCCAGCTAATACAAGTGGTTTTTTGGACATAGATCCAACTAAAGTTAGTGTTGTCACCAATGAAGATGGCTCAAGAGAAGTCGTTGGTGCTCCTGGATCTGTGCTAAATTATCAAGAAAGCAAGGATGGACCCGAAAGTGATGGCTTATTCAATAAGATTCTTCCGGGCGGAACTGATGCCTATATTTTAGCTAGCCTAAAGAGTCCTAGTGGCAAAATAACTAGCTGGTTCCCGAAAAACGAACAAAATGGCAATATGATTGAGAGCCCATATGGTAAAACCGCAGATTCCGATGGAAGTCTTAAACAAAAGCAATTTGCTGCCAAAGTCAACAATGACGGTTCCTTTAGGTTAGTTTTACCGACATCAACTACAGCTAATCTTGATGAAAAAACCCAAATTTTATTGACACCGCATGCTAACTTCGTTGAATATGATCCGCTCGCTCTTGATGAAGGATCACGGCCAGTTGCAATTGACTTGAAAATTGCTTCATTAGCTAATGCGCAAAAAGAAGCGGCACAAGCAATCAAAGCAGCAATTACCCAAGCCAAAAATAATTTACCGGCAAGCCTAACTCCAGAGCAGGCCGCTGCTTTCAACCAAGCAATGGCCCAGGCAGATGCTTACACGAAACAACCAACCGAAAAGGGTTATGATGAAAATACTTCTGTATATGGGGCAAAAGATCATTTGTCCGTAAGTAGTAGGCAAAAGAAAGCGCTAGCAATAATTCAAGCGGCAATTGATACGGCTAATGCTCATGATAATTTACAAACCCAAAAGTCTAAGGCAATTGACGAATTACAATCATTAGCTAATGATCAGTCGGCTGCTTATCCATCAATTAAAGACAAAATTAACCAAGCGTTGGTAACTGCTACAAACAATATTAAGTCATCTACTACCACTGCAGATAATTTAGCTGACATTTTGGCTAGTGAAAAAGAGAATATTAACGGAGTTGTAAAATCTTATAAGAATAATTTTAAACAAGAACTGAGTGAGTCGTTAAGCAGTGTTAAAGAAGATTTAAAAGCTGCAGGGGGAGATAATAATTTAACTGAAACGCAGCAAACTGCAATTAATGGATTGATTGATGGCCAAGAAATTACTGCGGTCAAGGATGCTATCAAACGAGACGGTGCCATTGATCTAGCTCAAAATGAAGACCAAGTTAAGACCGCAGATGAACAAGCCAAAGGTAATTTAAAATTAATTCAAGATAAAATTGCGGCTATAAAATTAGTTGAGCAAGAAGCCAATAAGCAAATTGAGCAGCACAGCCAAGATGCTAGTGAGATTAAGGACGCTTTGAATCAAGCTGTTAGTGCAATTCTTGCTGGTAGTGATCACGATGGTTCTGCAGGAAGGGATGCTATTGCCAATGTCCATAATGAAAAGACACTTGCCGCTGCTAAAATCGAAATAGCTAATGCTGCCAGTGCTGCTAAACTGAAATTGCAAAACAGTGGCTTAAACGTTGATGAACAGCAGAAGTACCTAAATGCAATTGATCAAGCTGTTTTAGTTGTGACTGCTCAAAAAGATTCTCCTTCTTTTGATGAAAATAAATCAATTTATGGTAGTAACAATGATCAAGAGATAGCAAATAAAGTTATGCAGGCCAAGAATCTCTTTGAAAAGGAAGTTGCTAAAGCTGAACTTGCCGCTTATGTTAATGAGATTGAGCAGGCATTAGAAACAACTACTGCTGAAAATGACAAAATTAGCACCGAGCAAAAAAATGGTACTGCCAATATAGAATCAGTAAGCGACAAGAATGAGGATGGTTCTATTGCTGATATTGCCGAAAAAGTTTCTGCAGCCAAAGCAACTGCAAAAGAAAATATTTTAAATGAAGTTAAAATTCTCGCAAAAAAGAGACTTGAGGACAAACGTGATACTGTCTTAGATAATATTAGAAATATTTCTGGTTTAACAAGTGAGAATATTGCTAATAACGAAAAAGAAGCTAATAACTTATTAACTTCACAAGACAAAACTGGCTATAGCGATTTAATTGACACTAGTCAAGACTTTAGTGAAATAAAGACGCATATTAGTGAAGGAATTAAAGCATTAGCAGATTTGCAAGCAGCTGCTAATGAAACTGCTCAGCGCAATAATGCCATCAGTAACGCCAATAATGCAATCGTTGCTAAGCAAAATGAAGTCAATAAAAAGATTGACGAGTTAGATGTTTTAAATGATCAAGAAAAGCAGAGCTTTAAAGATCAAATTGCTGCTGCAATTGTTAGTTACAATAATGCGGTAGAAAAAACGCCAACTTCTGCTATCAGTAAGTTAGCAGATGCACTGGTTTCACAAATCGATAACATTCTTCAGGATGCAACTGGAAAAGTTTCTACCGAATTTAAGGCACAAAAAGAAGCTGCATTATCTAGTATTAGTAAGCAGGCACAAGATGCACGTGATCAAATTAGTAAAATTAGTGATGAGCAATTAAGTTCCACTAATAAAGAATATTATAATGACCTAATTAATCAAGCTGAACAGTTGGCAACAACCCAGATTAAGGCCGCACAAAATACTACAGATTTAAATGCGGCTGCAAATCAAGGAAAAGTTGATATTCAGGATGCTCTTACTAAGGCGTTAGTTGAGGCTGCAAGATCAGCAGCAATCAATGATTTGTTAACTGCCAAAAAGAAAAATGTTGCAGTAATTGAGCAAGCTTCAACTGATCATAAGATAAGTAAGGAAAGTGCACAAAAATACATTGATTCAATTACGGGCTATTATGATAAGGCTGTTGGTCTAGTTAAAAATGATACCAGTATTGTTGACATCAATTCAGACAGTACGCTGGGTATTAGTAGCATGAACAATGTTGCTAATAGTATTGCCGATGATGAAGAAGTTCAGCAACTAGCAAAGCATAAGCAAGATGCTTTGGCTGAACTTGACCGGTTGGCTAATTCTACATTAGCCGAAATTAAGGCTAATGCCTCACTGTCTGGCGTAGAAAAAGATCAGTATGAAAGCCAAATTACAGATGCACTTTCTCAAGCTAAAATAGCAATTGAGGCAGAGACTGCTATTGATGGAATTGATCGCCAAAAAGATGTTGCTAAGGCAAAATTAGCTAATATTGGTACGACAGCAGCATTCCAAGGAGCTAAAGAGGAAGCTTGGAACAAGTTAAATACTGCTAAGAGCATTGTGACTGATCAAATTAATAAGCTTGATAGCATTGATCTTCCAACTAAGAATAAGTTTTTGAAAGAGGTTCAAGATAGCTATGATAAGTCATATGCTGCAATAAAGGACCCTAATCCGGAAACGATTGAGCAAATTAAACAAAGTGCCGATGATGGGGTAACAGAGCTTAAAAACATTGTTAGTGATGTCAATGTTGCTATTGCCATCAGTCAGCAGAACTTAAATAATCACGTTGCCAAGGTAATTCAGGAAATTAATAATTCTAGCGCTCTAACAGATGATGCTAAGAAAGAAACAATTGCAAAGATTGAAGATGCTTCGGCAACTGCAATCCAAAATATCGGAAAGGCTACTTCCGAACAAGATGCCAAAAAGGCGGAAACTGACGGAGAAAATGTAATTGATAAAATTGCTGCAGAAAGTTTAGACCTTGCAGGCTCAAAAGAACAGGCGAAAGCTTCAATCGCAACAGCGGCTAATAGTGCTAAGAGCGATCTAAAAACTCAATATGATCAGTTTATTAAAGACTATAATGATTTTATTCAAAATAATCCTAATTTGACTACTGCTGAAAAAGCAGCAATTAAAGAAGATTATGATAATGCAAGTAGTGCTTACGAAAAAGCGACAAATAGCGGACAGTTAATCGATACAGCATTAACAACTGCTACGACAAAAATTGATAAAGCTAAGAATAAGTCTGAAGTAAGCGATGCATTAGTTGATGGCAACCATCAAATTACAACTATTGAACAAGAAGCATCACTAGCAATCAATAAAGCACAGGCAAAACTTAATATCAGAAAGGCCAGCGCTGATGCCCATACTAAATTAACTGATGAAAAAGATATAACTGCTTTAAACGATGTGGTTAACCAAGGTTTGGCTAACATTGATGCTGAAACTGATGCTGGACTTGTTGCTAAAGATGAAAAAAATGCGCTTAATGGCATTAACAACGTTATTTCGATTGCTAATTCTGAAAATACTAAGAAACAGCGAGAAGCTGCTTTAAATGAATTGGCTGCTATTTTAAATGGTGATCCTGAAACTGGCACGGAAGGAATTCTTAAGCAAATTGCTGATCTTTTAGATGAGAATGGAAAACAGGGATTGACTCCTGAACAAGTAGCTGCTTTCCAGCAAAAAGCACAAAATGCTTATGATACTGCAAAAGGTATTATTAGTGGTGCTGATGCAAAAGATATTGCCGGTTTAAAGGCAGAAGCAATCGCAAATATTAATCAAGCATTGATAGATGCTAAGTTGCAAGTTGCTAAAAATAAGGCAATAAATGAGCTCAATAACATTGCCGATCAGGCGCGCGATGATGCTCCCAAGGAGAAGGATGCAATTGAGCAGAGCCTAAAAGATGCAATAGCAACTATCAATCAAGCCACTGATGTCAATTCAGTTGATGCTGCTAAGTCAGCTGGTGAAAAGGCGCTTAACGGTATTGTAGCCCAAGCCAAAGATTCGGCACTGAAAAATGAAAAAGTGGCAGCTAGGGATGACCTGACTAAACAGGCCGGTAAACTCAAAGATCAAATTAGTCAATCGTGGCAAAATCATTTGATTGATCAAACACAATATGATCGCTTAACCAATCAAGTTAACGAAGCACTTACAGCTATCAATTTGGCTCTTGATGGTGCAGGCAGTATTGATGAAGTAAGACTTGCTAAAGGAAATGGGCAGACAAGTTTGGATCAGATTAAGACAGATCTTGATCAATCTGAAGCGTTAAACAAGGCCCTGAGTGATTTGGATAAGGCAAGTCAGAATGCATATCAAATCGTTGATCAGGTGGCAGCTCAAATTGGTAAGACCCCTGAAGAAATAAGTCAAATAGCTAATACAATGAAGGGTCTGATTGACAAGGAGCACGATAAGGCAGTTAACGATGTGAAGACGGCTCAAACCGGCGTAAAGCCAATTTCAACCATGAAGCAAATTGTTAAAGATGCCCAAGATGCTGTTACCAATTTGACTGATGGCTTCCAGCAGAAAAATGAGTTGATTGGCGAGTTAAATAAACATGCGGATGAAATTAAAGCAGCGCTGTCTGATCCGAGTTCCAAACTTGATCCACTTCAAATTACAGCTGGTGAAAATAAGATTGATCAGGCACTGCAAAATGGTATTTCTGCTATTCTAAAAGCAGATAAGACTGCTGATTTGCAATCATTAAAAGATAATGCAATTACAGCAATCGATAATGCTAAATTACCAAGTGATCTTTTGACTGAGAAGAACACTGCGATTGCAGCGATTAATGATTATGCCGTTCAAGCTAAGAAGACCATCGATCAAAATCAAAAATCTGATGAAAATCCGAATGGTTTGGCAAAAGAATTGATTGATTCGCTAAAAGATCAGGTTGAACAGGCTAGAAAGAAGACCATTGATCAGATTAATAACGTTAACTTAACTGCTTTAACTCCAGACAGTTTGAATGACGCCAAAGCTAATATTAGTGCAGCTTTAAACGGTAGTGTACCTGAAGGACAAGTTCCTGATTTTGGTAAAAAGGGAATTGACGTTATTGTTAATTTGACGAAACAAAAAGCAGGAGTTGTACAGGCAAAGCAAGAAGCAATTGCCAAGCTAGAAAATGAAAGAGCTGCTGCTTTAACTGCTATTATTAATTCTAATCTGTTGCCAGATGAGCAAATACCATTTAAGAATAAATTGCAACAATTATATGACAGCAGTAAGCAAGCTATTAATGATCTTACCGATTCAGATGAACAGGAAGTTAAGAAGAAGGCAGATGACATAATTGCTAATGCTGGTTTTGCCGATTTAATATCGCAGGCAAAACAGCAAGGCAATAAGTCAACTGCTCTGCGTGACCTTGTTTCTAAAAAGGCCAAAGCATCTAAAATTATTAATGCTTCTCAACTATCGCCGGATGATAAAAAAGATGCATTAGCAGAAATTGACCAACTATTTACTGCTGCTAGTGATAAGGTTAATGAAGGTAAAGACATACCAGAAGATGTTGGTAAGGAAATTGATGAATTATGGCAAAGTGGTCATAAGCCAAATGACTGGTTTGCCAAAGCAAAAGAAAATGCTCTGAGTGGATCAGATCAGATTGGCGGCTTGCAAACCGAATTTAATAAATTGACTGATGATCAGCGTAATAATGAAGCTTATAAACAATATCTTGCGGATATCAATGACGGTATTAGTGCATTTGGTCAAGCTAATACGATGGAAAACATCAATGACGCTTACGACAAAGGAATGACTGCAATTAACAAGCTTAATGCGCAGGAAGAGATTTCACGGAATCTTGAACGTGCTAAAAATGAAATTAACTCTCATCAAAGCTTGAGTCAGCAGGATAAAGATAAATTAATTGAGAAAGTAAAGGATCATGCAAAAAGCAGCCGGAATGAGATTGATAACATTGTGGCTCCAGTTGGCGATACTACAGGTAAAGCTGAGCAGATTAAATCTGCAATTGATAATTTTAAAGCCAACATTGAAAGTTATATCAATCAAGCTAAGACTCTCGCCAAAAACAATGCTGACCAAGAAATCAAGGAGACGTATCAACATGCATTAGAGCAACTGAATGAAAAGTTTGGTTCACACTCAGTTACTGCAGCTACTGCTAAAGCATATAACGATCATGAACATGTAACAGGTGACACACCTGAAGCAATTGAGGCTGATAAGCTAACTGCAATTAAGGAAATAGCTAATGCAGCAATTACGGACGCAATCAGTAGTGCACAAAAAGTTGTGGCTGAACTCAAGCATAAGGACGGATCTGATTATTCGGCTGCTGACAAGGCAATTCTTACTAAGGAAATTGCTAAGCAAGGAAAAACTTTAACTGATAATCTTGCTTCGATATCCGATCCTGAGCAAATTAAAGCACTAATTACGCAAGCAGTTAGTCATTTATCCTTAATTAGTTCTGACCCTAAGACTATTTCTGAGATTTTGCAAAACAATTATCCAAAAGATAGCAATATTAGTAATCCTGTTGTTAACCCAATAACTAATTCGGATAATAATAATCCTGAGAATAAGACAGAAGAAGTAATGTTAATGCACAATGCATACTTGTATAATGCTAATGGTCAGCGTGATAATCAAATTATTTTAGGTGCTGGCTCAATCGTTACCAGTCATGGCATTACCCGAATTAATGGTCGCGATTTCTACATTTTGGTAGATCAAGGTGCAAAACAGAAGAAGTATTACTTAGCTGTTGGTAATGTGCAATCTACTAGCCGGATTTTACGTCATAATGCATTTGTCTACAATAAGCATGGCAAACGAATTATGAGTGCAGGTATCCGTTATAAGGGCAAGCAAATTAAAACTTACGGCTCTCAAGTTACAATTAAAGGCAAGAAATACTATATTATTGCCCATAACCGCTATGTCAAAGCAGCAAATGTTGGCAGTAAGCTTATTCAAAATGCTCAAACGGCTAATGTTGCCGCATCCAGCGCTTTAACTAGCCAAAATATCATTGAAAAAAGAGTTATGCATAATTCATATCTGTATGATCAAAGTGGTATTCGAGCTAACAGATTAATTGTTTTGGCAGGCTCAAAGCTTAATTTTGAAAAACAAACGACTATCAATGGTCGTCCATTCTATCGTTTGAGTGATGGCTTGTATATTGCTGCCAACAATATTGATGGTCAAAGTGTTGCGTTAAAGCACAATGCATATATTTATAATCAACACGGAGAGCGTCAAACTAGAAGAATGCTAAGAAAGAGTCAGCAGATAAGAGTTTATGGTGATCCAATCAAGATTAATGGTCACAAATATTATATTTGCGATATCAATAAATTCGTGAAAGCTGCTAACTTCTAG